A stretch of DNA from Rhodoluna sp. KAS3:
CGAATTTTGGCAATGGCCGAAAACCGAGTTTTTGACCAGACCCAAAGCGATGAGCTTGGCCACACCTCGGTCAACTACGCGACCGACCGCGAATACGGCGGTTCATCGGGCTTCCAAACCGGATCTACCTACAAGGTGTTCACCCTGGCACAATGGCTTACCGCCGGGTTCCACCTCAACGACCACGTTGACGGCCGAGTCAAAGAATGGGGTCCGGGAGACTTCTCAGCACGCTGTGGTGGCGTGGGCGGAACCTGGAAGCCCAACAACATCGTCAAGGAACCTGAAGACCTAACCGTTGTCCAGGCCACCACCATGTCGGTTAACACCGCATACGTTGACATGGCCAGCCAGCTTGACCTGTGTGATATTCGCGACACCGCGGCACGCTTTGGTGTGCACCGAGCCGATGGCGCCGAGCTTAGCTACGTGCCTTCATCAGTGATTGGTGTAAACGAAATTGCGCCGCTGACTATGGCAGCCGCCATGGCCGGTATTGCTAACAAGGGCGTTTACTGCTCGCCGGTTGCGATTGACCGAATTGTGATTCGCGAGACTCAGGCCGAACTTAAGGTACCAACCAGCGATTGTTCAGCAGCGGTAACCCCTGAGGTAGCTGCCGGAATGACCTACGCCATGCAGCGCGTAATCTCTGGCGGTACCGGTGGCGCTTCATCAACCGGAGACGGCACTCCCCTAGCCGGTAAGACCGGTACCACTGACTCTGGTGTTCACACCTGGATGACCGGATTCTCTTCTGCAGTCGGAACCGCTACCTGGGTTGGAAACGTGGTCGGAAACAAGTCTTTGGGCGCGTATCGACTAAACAACAAAGCGGCCAACACCGTGCGTCACGACATTTGGCGAACCACCATGAAGGCAATCAACAAGTTGTACCCTGGGTCGGCATTCGACGCCCCACCGGCCTCAATGGTTGCTGCAACCATGATTACTGTTCCGGCAACCGGTGGGCAAGACCCTGCTGCGGCCGAGGAGCTAATCAATGCTTCTGACCTGAATGCCAAGATTCAGACCCGCACAATAGTGTCGAACCAGCCTGAGGGCACTGTTGCTCGAACTGTGCCGGGTGCAGGCCGCAGCGTGCCACGCGGCAGCCAGATCTTGATCTACATCAGCAAGGGTGGCACCCTCAAGGTGCCGGATGTTGCAGGAATGTCAGTTGTCGACGCCAAGTCAACCCTGTTGGCAGCCGGATTTGCCGCGGTGAGTGAGCCTCAGCCTTCCCAAACTCAGTTCTTTGTTCCGTCAGAGACTATCCCCGCCGGATTTGTGGTTGGGACCAGCCCAGCGGCTGGAACGAGCGCTACGGCAACCGGGGCCATTCTGCTGATACTGAGTACGGGTCCGTAGTTGGAATATTTGGCAGCCCTGGTCGGCCTTGGCGTAGTCGCGGCCATCTGGGGCATTGCTGTTGAGCGGCACCTTTTTGTAATTCGGCGCGAGACCGTGGCAGTTTTGCCTGCTGGTGCACCGGCAATTACCGTGCTGCACATTGGTGACATCCACCTAGCCCCATGGCAAAAGCGCAAGGCGCGCTGGGTTCATTCGCTTGGCCAGCTAAAGCCAGATTTGGTAATCAACACCGGCGATAACCTTGGCCACCCCCAAGCAATTGGCCCAGTTTTGACGGCACTGGCTCCGCTAACCGAACGACCTGGCGTATTTGTAAATGGATCAAACGACTATTACGCACCGGTTTTACGCAACCCGCTTGGCTACCTGGCAAAGCCATCCGAGCGAAGCAGCGGGCAAAAATTGGACACTGCCCGACTCCTCAACGGATTCCAGTCTGCAGGTTGGCTAAACCTTAATAATCGTGGTGGCCAACTTTCGATTCGCGGGGTGCAGCTGGGGTTTATCGGTGTTGATGATGCCCACGATGATCTTGACGACATTGCCAGCCTGGCCGGCCAGGCAAACGCATTGAAGAACTGCGATGTGATTTTGGGCGTGAGCCACGCGCCATACATGCGTGTTTTGGAATCGATGTCCAACGCGGGTGCTGACATGCTGTTTGCCGGGCACACCCACGGCGGTCAGGTTTGTGTGCCGAGCTTCGGTGCACTGGTTACCAACTGCGATTTGCCAGCAAAAAATGCCAAGGGTTTGAGTGCTTGGAAGTTTGGTGATCGGGATCTGATTCTGAATGTTGTTGCCGGTTTAGGCCATTCAATATTCGCGCCAGTGCGTTTTGCCTGCCGACCAGAGGTTCGACTAATTACCCTCGTGGCAAAAGGTTAGTTGTTTAGCGACCAAACCTGAGGACCAAGGGCAATCCACTGACCTGAGCTGTTGTCACAGCGAGCCGTGACGTTCTCGACAAAACAAGTAAAGCCAGCAGCGGTAACACTCTGACCGGTTAGCAGGGTCTTGGCCTGGCTGGCATCTGAGTAAAAACCGCCGGAGCAAGCAAATTCTGCGGTCTCGCCGGACTCAGGCTTGGCTGACCAGAGGCGAACCTGGTAGCCGTAACTGTAAACACAAGAATCTGGAGCAGGAATTGGCGCGTAAACCGCGGCAGCTTCATTTTGCTCGCAAAGCGTGAACTGACTTACCGGGCTGATGGTGCACCAGGTTGGCCCTTCGCCGACCTTGAAGACGTACTCATCAAAACCGTTGTTGAACTCTTCTGGGTCAATTGCCACCACTGCCGAAGGCATCTCGGTAGGAACAAGTGCCTGGTCAGGGGTAGGTGTTGGGCGTGACTGTGTGGTGCCACCGTTGGTTGGGTCATCAACCGGAGTAGCAGCACACGCGCCGAGGGTGAGTGACAACCCCAGCAATACAGAAACGGCCAAAACGCGCGACATAATCACAGGCTACTCTGCGGCTTGCCAGAAACGGTGGAACTCAACAATGCAGATTTACAGTGACTAGAACTCGCGAGCAACAAGCTCGGCGATTTCGTAGGTGTTAAGCGCGGCGCCCTTGCGAAGGTTGTCGCCAACGACGAACAACTCGATTGAGTTCGGGAAGTCTAGCGACTGACGAATGCGGCCAACAAAAGTTGGGTCCTGACCAACGACCATTGCTGGGGTTGGGTACAGGTGGTTTTCTGGTTCGTCAACAACACGGATGGTTGGCTGCTGGGCCAAGACTTCGCGAACTTCATCGGCGGTAAGTGGGTTGGCGAATGTTGCGTGAACGGTTAGTGAGTGAGCAACCTGAACCGGAACACGCACGCAGCTTGCGGCAACCTTGAGGTCAGAAATTCCTAGGATCTTGCGAGACTCATCGCGAACCTTCAGCTCTTCTGAGGTGTGGCCGCCAGCCTTTAGTGAACCAGCAAAAGGAATCACGTTTAGAGCGATTGGGTGAGCCCATGGTGAGTTGCTTAGGTCGTTACCAGCGGCAGCAAGTGCAGCGCGAACGTCTTCAGTTGCGGTGCCCAGTGAGGCATCCTTGCCAACAACGGCAAGCTCTGATGCAAGCTCATCGATACCGGCAGCGCCGGCACCAGATACTGCCTGGTAGCTAGAAACTACTAGCTCGGTCAGCTTCCACTTGTCGTGGAGTGCACCCATTGCAGCCATCATGGTCAGGGTGGTGCAGTTTGGGTTA
This window harbors:
- a CDS encoding aspartate-semialdehyde dehydrogenase — translated: MSKPSLALVGATGAVGTVMIGIINSRPNIWGEIRLIASPRSAGKKITVHGEELTVVALSPEAFDGIDIAMFDVPDEVSEVWAPIAAERGAVAVDNSGAFRMDADVPLVVPEVNPEQAKNRPRGIISNPNCTTLTMMAAMGALHDKWKLTELVVSSYQAVSGAGAAGIDELASELAVVGKDASLGTATEDVRAALAAAGNDLSNSPWAHPIALNVIPFAGSLKAGGHTSEELKVRDESRKILGISDLKVAASCVRVPVQVAHSLTVHATFANPLTADEVREVLAQQPTIRVVDEPENHLYPTPAMVVGQDPTFVGRIRQSLDFPNSIELFVVGDNLRKGAALNTYEIAELVAREF
- a CDS encoding transglycosylase domain-containing protein: MSGSQNKSESKTSGILKFTGLSALVGVLGVLLLAPIGLVGGSAATTGLNLFENLPTYLKPVTGSQASTLYANDGDEKVVVANFYHENRISISYNEMSTNIRNAVVATEDPRFFEHGGVDWLSLARATATNAISAGNGPGGSTITMQYVKNSLVEAANLAGDKEAIAAATTASGIEGIARKFKEIRMAIALEGVSTKQDILAGYLNLSFFGNQINGIEAASNYYFGVKASELNIPQAALLAGMLKSPNDYKPDEEGNLERAKGRRDYVIDNMAAEGYITGAEADAAKATPIEVNLTHTPSGCEANQTTAFFCDFTVWTIRNNVEFGATPEDRENLLRRGGLQIFSTLDLDAQTAAHEATMTWAPYDDPSQIGSATVSVQAGTGRILAMAENRVFDQTQSDELGHTSVNYATDREYGGSSGFQTGSTYKVFTLAQWLTAGFHLNDHVDGRVKEWGPGDFSARCGGVGGTWKPNNIVKEPEDLTVVQATTMSVNTAYVDMASQLDLCDIRDTAARFGVHRADGAELSYVPSSVIGVNEIAPLTMAAAMAGIANKGVYCSPVAIDRIVIRETQAELKVPTSDCSAAVTPEVAAGMTYAMQRVISGGTGGASSTGDGTPLAGKTGTTDSGVHTWMTGFSSAVGTATWVGNVVGNKSLGAYRLNNKAANTVRHDIWRTTMKAINKLYPGSAFDAPPASMVAATMITVPATGGQDPAAAEELINASDLNAKIQTRTIVSNQPEGTVARTVPGAGRSVPRGSQILIYISKGGTLKVPDVAGMSVVDAKSTLLAAGFAAVSEPQPSQTQFFVPSETIPAGFVVGTSPAAGTSATATGAILLILSTGP
- a CDS encoding metallophosphoesterase; translated protein: MEYLAALVGLGVVAAIWGIAVERHLFVIRRETVAVLPAGAPAITVLHIGDIHLAPWQKRKARWVHSLGQLKPDLVINTGDNLGHPQAIGPVLTALAPLTERPGVFVNGSNDYYAPVLRNPLGYLAKPSERSSGQKLDTARLLNGFQSAGWLNLNNRGGQLSIRGVQLGFIGVDDAHDDLDDIASLAGQANALKNCDVILGVSHAPYMRVLESMSNAGADMLFAGHTHGGQVCVPSFGALVTNCDLPAKNAKGLSAWKFGDRDLILNVVAGLGHSIFAPVRFACRPEVRLITLVAKG